A region from the Arthrobacter gengyunqii genome encodes:
- a CDS encoding DUF349 domain-containing protein, which yields MTDSQKSDETVSKPVPEAPESPRPATPSPAALAARRPAPAAPDAAGQAPSAAPMPVIAAPAARSTSLEEAARFARVEEDGHVFLIVNGEEFPVGQYPDASRDEALAYFVRKYDDVASQLALLEARVQAKAPTTDMLKTLKHIGEQVAERKMVGDVLALDAQIEALRSSIKEAEAAERAEAEAVRARELAAREAIVAEAEEIAAKDPATIQWKTSSNRMNELFEAWKTAQKNGPRLGRSNEDSLWKRFRSARTVFDRHRRAYFSQLDSENTAAKRAKEALIARAEELATSTDWGNTAAEYRQLMDEWKASKRASRKDDDALWARFRAAQDTFFAARQAANEVIDEEFAANLTVKEELLKEAQGILPVRDLTAARKALNSIRDRWEEAGKVPRADMGRMEAGIRRIEEAVKAAEDEHWQKSNPETKARTNSALSQLEATIASLEEDLATAEKNGNAKKIADAREALEARQQWLAMLQKSAQDFS from the coding sequence GTGACAGACAGTCAGAAATCCGACGAAACAGTTTCCAAGCCCGTCCCGGAGGCACCCGAATCCCCACGGCCCGCGACGCCCAGCCCGGCAGCCTTGGCAGCCCGGCGTCCGGCGCCTGCAGCACCCGATGCAGCAGGCCAGGCTCCTTCGGCTGCACCCATGCCGGTCATCGCTGCACCCGCGGCGCGCTCCACTTCCCTTGAGGAGGCTGCCCGCTTCGCCCGCGTTGAGGAGGACGGCCATGTCTTCCTGATCGTCAACGGAGAAGAATTCCCCGTTGGGCAGTATCCGGATGCCAGCCGCGACGAAGCTCTTGCCTACTTTGTGCGCAAGTACGACGACGTCGCCAGCCAGCTTGCGCTGCTGGAGGCACGCGTGCAGGCCAAGGCGCCCACCACGGACATGCTGAAGACCCTGAAGCACATCGGCGAGCAGGTGGCTGAGCGCAAGATGGTCGGTGATGTGCTGGCCCTGGATGCCCAGATCGAAGCCCTGCGCAGCAGCATCAAGGAAGCCGAAGCCGCTGAACGGGCCGAAGCCGAGGCCGTTCGCGCACGCGAGCTTGCCGCCCGCGAAGCCATTGTTGCTGAAGCCGAAGAGATTGCCGCCAAGGATCCCGCCACCATCCAGTGGAAGACCAGCAGCAACCGGATGAATGAGCTTTTCGAAGCCTGGAAAACGGCCCAGAAGAACGGTCCCCGGCTCGGCCGGAGCAACGAAGACAGCCTCTGGAAGCGTTTCCGTTCCGCCCGCACCGTCTTTGACCGCCACCGCCGTGCCTACTTCTCGCAGCTGGACAGCGAAAACACCGCGGCCAAGCGTGCCAAGGAAGCCCTGATTGCCCGTGCCGAGGAGCTCGCCACGTCCACTGACTGGGGCAACACGGCTGCGGAGTACCGGCAGCTGATGGACGAGTGGAAAGCGTCCAAGCGTGCCAGCCGGAAGGACGACGACGCCCTGTGGGCCCGTTTCCGCGCCGCGCAGGACACCTTCTTTGCCGCCCGCCAGGCAGCCAACGAGGTTATTGATGAAGAGTTTGCCGCCAACCTGACGGTCAAGGAGGAACTGCTCAAGGAAGCCCAGGGCATCCTTCCCGTCCGCGATCTGACGGCAGCCCGCAAGGCGCTGAACTCCATCCGCGACCGCTGGGAAGAGGCCGGCAAGGTTCCCCGCGCCGACATGGGCCGAATGGAAGCCGGCATCCGCCGCATCGAGGAAGCCGTCAAGGCTGCCGAGGACGAGCACTGGCAGAAGAGCAATCCGGAAACCAAGGCACGCACCAACAGTGCCCTGAGCCAGCTCGAAGCCACCATCGCCTCCCTCGAGGAGGACCTGGCTACAGCCGAAAAGAACGGCAACGCGAAGAAGATCGCAGATGCCCGCGAAGCCTTGGAAGCCCGCCAGCAGTGGCTGGCCATGCTGCAGAAGTCGGCACAGGACTTCTCCTAG
- a CDS encoding RelA/SpoT family protein translates to MGEIAKPAETAGVDRAPGSPVKADPGAPVPAAPPVAQTPRPGQPTKKVHTPKPAPDADGKTAPGGKAAAGGSPVPPRPAPGRRTSTRARLARLAGRGSSGYSPMLEPLLRTVRVNNPKEDLDLIQRAYLVAERSHEGQKRKSGDPYITHPVAVATILAELGMTGTTLAAALLHDTVEDTSYTLDELRREFGPEVAMLVDGVTKLDKVTFGDAAQSETVRKMVVAMAKDIRVLVIKLADRLHNARTWRFVSQESSARKARETLEIFAPLAHRLGMNTIKWELEDLSFAALHPKVYDEIVRMVGDRTPEREKYLSTVRTQIADDLHAVKIKATITGRPKHYYSIYQKMIVRGKDFDDIHDLMGVRVLVDSVRDCYATLGALHARWNPLPGRFKDYIAMPKFNMYQSLHTTVIGPGGKPVEIQIRTHDMHRRAEYGVAAHWKYKDGSKTPGGADNNDMGWLRSLVDWQQETSDPDEFLDSLRFEINAREVFVFTPKGEVMALPAGSTPVDFAYAVHTEVGHRTIGARVNGKLVPLNSELEHGDWVEIFTSKAEGAGPSQDWQGFVKSPRARNKIRQWFTKERREEAIDKGKDLLTRGMRKQNLPLQRLMTHDALVTVAQELHHQDISALYAAVGDGHTSAQNVIEHLVALMGGHQGAEEDLAETPVSTAARRPKFTDSGVTVRGVGDVWVKLARCCTPVPPDPIIGFVTRGSGVSVHRSDCRNVSELRDQPDRIVPVEWAPTQSSVFLVEIQVEALDRKSLLSDVTRVLSENHVNILSASVNTSSDRVAMSKFVFEMGDPKYLDHILSAVRKIDGVFDVYRTTGSRRRV, encoded by the coding sequence GTGGGCGAGATCGCGAAACCGGCCGAAACGGCAGGCGTAGACAGGGCCCCGGGATCGCCCGTCAAGGCAGATCCCGGAGCTCCGGTTCCTGCTGCGCCGCCGGTGGCCCAGACTCCGCGCCCGGGCCAGCCGACCAAGAAGGTCCACACGCCAAAACCGGCGCCTGACGCCGACGGAAAGACAGCCCCCGGCGGAAAGGCTGCCGCCGGCGGCAGCCCCGTTCCACCGCGCCCGGCGCCTGGCCGCAGGACGTCCACCAGGGCACGGCTTGCCCGGCTGGCGGGCCGTGGCAGCTCCGGCTATTCGCCCATGCTGGAGCCGCTGCTGCGCACCGTGCGGGTCAACAATCCCAAAGAGGACCTGGACCTGATCCAGCGCGCCTACCTGGTGGCAGAACGCAGCCATGAGGGCCAGAAGCGCAAGAGCGGCGATCCGTACATCACGCATCCGGTGGCGGTGGCCACCATCCTGGCCGAGCTCGGAATGACGGGAACCACGCTCGCCGCAGCCCTCCTGCATGACACGGTCGAAGACACCAGCTACACCCTCGATGAGCTGCGCCGCGAGTTCGGCCCCGAAGTGGCCATGCTGGTTGACGGCGTCACCAAGCTGGACAAGGTGACCTTCGGTGACGCTGCGCAGTCCGAAACAGTGCGCAAAATGGTGGTTGCCATGGCCAAGGACATCCGTGTCCTGGTCATCAAGCTGGCTGACCGGCTGCACAACGCCCGCACCTGGCGTTTCGTTTCGCAGGAATCCTCCGCCCGGAAGGCCCGCGAGACCCTGGAGATCTTCGCCCCGCTGGCTCACCGGCTGGGCATGAACACCATCAAGTGGGAGCTGGAGGACCTGTCCTTCGCCGCCCTGCACCCAAAGGTGTACGACGAAATTGTCCGCATGGTCGGCGACCGCACTCCCGAGCGGGAAAAGTATCTGTCCACCGTGCGTACGCAGATCGCCGATGACCTGCATGCGGTGAAGATCAAGGCCACCATCACCGGCCGGCCCAAGCACTACTACTCGATTTACCAGAAGATGATCGTGCGGGGCAAAGACTTCGACGACATCCATGACCTGATGGGCGTGCGGGTCCTCGTGGACTCCGTGCGTGACTGCTACGCCACCCTTGGCGCCCTGCATGCACGGTGGAATCCCCTGCCCGGGCGGTTCAAGGATTACATCGCGATGCCCAAGTTCAACATGTACCAGTCGCTGCACACCACGGTGATTGGTCCCGGCGGCAAGCCCGTGGAAATCCAGATCCGCACCCATGACATGCACCGCCGCGCCGAGTACGGCGTGGCCGCGCACTGGAAGTACAAGGACGGGTCCAAGACCCCCGGCGGCGCCGATAACAATGACATGGGCTGGCTGCGTTCATTGGTCGACTGGCAGCAGGAAACCTCGGATCCGGACGAGTTCCTGGATTCGCTGCGCTTCGAGATCAATGCCCGCGAGGTCTTCGTCTTTACGCCCAAGGGCGAAGTCATGGCCCTGCCCGCCGGTTCCACTCCGGTGGACTTTGCCTATGCGGTGCACACCGAAGTGGGCCACCGGACCATCGGTGCCCGCGTCAACGGCAAGCTGGTGCCGCTGAACAGCGAGCTGGAACACGGCGACTGGGTGGAGATCTTCACGTCCAAGGCCGAGGGGGCCGGTCCGAGCCAGGACTGGCAGGGCTTCGTCAAGAGCCCGCGTGCCCGGAACAAGATCCGGCAGTGGTTCACCAAGGAACGCCGCGAAGAGGCCATCGACAAGGGCAAGGACCTGCTGACCCGGGGGATGCGCAAGCAGAACCTGCCGCTGCAGCGCCTGATGACCCACGACGCGCTGGTCACCGTGGCCCAGGAACTCCACCATCAGGACATCTCCGCACTGTATGCCGCGGTGGGTGACGGGCACACCTCCGCCCAGAACGTGATCGAACACCTGGTCGCGCTGATGGGCGGGCACCAGGGCGCCGAAGAGGACCTGGCGGAAACACCGGTTTCGACGGCGGCCCGCCGGCCCAAGTTCACCGACTCGGGCGTGACCGTGCGCGGTGTTGGAGACGTGTGGGTCAAGCTGGCCCGCTGCTGCACCCCGGTGCCGCCGGATCCGATTATCGGCTTTGTCACCCGCGGTTCCGGCGTCTCGGTGCACCGCAGCGACTGCCGCAACGTATCGGAACTCCGGGACCAGCCGGACCGCATTGTGCCGGTGGAATGGGCGCCGACCCAGTCTTCGGTGTTCCTGGTGGAGATCCAGGTGGAGGCGCTGGACCGAAAGAGCCTGCTGTCCGACGTCACCCGGGTGCTGTCGGAGAACCACGTGAACATCCTCTCGGCCAGCGTGAACACCTCCAGTGACCGGGTGGCGATGTCCAAGTTCGTGTTCGAAATGGGCGATCCGAAATACCTGGACCACATCCTCAGCGCCGTGCGGAAGATCGACGGAGTGTTCGACGTCTACCGGACCACGGGTTCGCGGCGCCGCGTCTGA
- the secF gene encoding protein translocase subunit SecF, which yields MSKLPRFATFGNELYTGKRSYPFVPKAKLWFMIAAAAVILSILIPVAKGGFNLGIDFRGGSEFTVSGAANTDISAGEEAVGEVASEARITNIAPGTVRVQTEQLSDDQTLEIKDNLAQAYDVEADQVTSTFIGPTWGQDVSRQALIGLIVFVALAAVLMALYFRTWKMSVAAITALLVVMVTTAGLYSLSGFEVTPSAIIGFLTVLSYSLYDTVVVFDKVRENTKNLDKSTKRTFMEQVNLAVNQTLVRSINTSVVAVLPVASVLFIGAFLLGAGTLKDLSLALFIGIILGTVATVFIAAPMYAWLRRNEPEIVRQAKRVKERRAQEAKEAAAAAPAGTAEVSAGS from the coding sequence ATGAGCAAGCTCCCTCGCTTTGCCACTTTCGGCAATGAGCTTTACACCGGCAAGCGCTCCTACCCGTTTGTGCCCAAGGCCAAGCTCTGGTTCATGATTGCGGCAGCGGCCGTCATCCTCTCCATCCTCATCCCTGTTGCCAAGGGCGGATTCAACCTCGGCATTGATTTCCGCGGCGGCTCCGAGTTCACCGTGTCCGGCGCCGCCAACACCGACATCTCCGCCGGTGAAGAAGCCGTTGGCGAGGTGGCCAGCGAGGCGCGCATCACCAACATCGCACCCGGTACCGTGCGGGTGCAGACCGAGCAGCTCAGCGATGACCAGACCCTTGAAATCAAGGACAATCTGGCACAGGCCTATGACGTCGAAGCAGACCAGGTGACGTCCACGTTCATCGGTCCCACCTGGGGCCAGGATGTGAGCCGGCAGGCATTGATCGGGCTCATCGTCTTCGTGGCCCTGGCCGCAGTGCTGATGGCCCTCTACTTCCGCACCTGGAAGATGTCAGTGGCTGCTATTACTGCACTGCTGGTGGTCATGGTGACCACGGCCGGCCTGTACTCGCTCAGCGGCTTCGAAGTCACGCCGTCGGCCATCATCGGGTTCCTGACGGTGCTCAGTTACTCCCTGTATGACACGGTGGTGGTTTTCGATAAGGTCCGGGAAAACACCAAAAACCTGGACAAGAGCACCAAGCGCACCTTCATGGAACAGGTGAACCTGGCTGTGAACCAAACCCTGGTCCGGTCCATCAACACTTCGGTGGTGGCAGTCCTTCCGGTGGCGTCCGTACTGTTCATCGGTGCGTTCCTGCTGGGAGCCGGAACGCTCAAGGATCTGTCTCTGGCGCTGTTCATCGGCATCATCCTGGGCACCGTGGCCACGGTGTTTATTGCCGCCCCGATGTACGCCTGGCTGCGCCGGAACGAACCGGAGATTGTCCGGCAGGCCAAGCGCGTCAAGGAACGCCGTGCGCAGGAAGCCAAGGAAGCTGCTGCGGCAGCGCCTGCCGGCACCGCTGAGGTATCGGCCGGAAGCTAG
- the secD gene encoding protein translocase subunit SecD, translated as MPRTGPGSAAKKTLLWLGVIFAALALLLGGGSMWSNASWTPKLALDLEGGTEMILAPKVQGGADITQEQLDQAVEIIRQRVDGSGVSEAEITTQSGRNVVVSLPGVPSAETRQLIQASAQMEFRPVLTIAAGGPVETPLPEEQLPQPAGEPANASDDNWITPELYREFESTDCTDPATLEASTEAAPADQPLITCEPSTGAKYILGPVEVPGSNIADATFGLSTSSQGASINEWGVNIEFNGEGTQVFKGVTERLFAFQQGDPHNQFAIVLDGQVISAPTVQGVITDGKPRITGNFTQESAKALSEQLKYGALPISFDIQSEQQVSATLGADQLKMGLIAGVIGLALVAVYSLFQYRALGFVTIISLVVAGLLTYLAICLLGWSQNYRLSLAGVAGLIVAIGQTADSFIVYFERIRDELRDGRGLVSAVDNGWKRAKRTVLASKAVNVLAAVVLYFVAVGNVRGFAFTLGLTAIADLIVVFMFTHPTMVLLARTKFFGEGHKWSGLDTTRLGAVPLYRGAGRIREPGTAPVRTKNKAASKEAERRMTIAERRAAEKQESMAGSGPSTEKEG; from the coding sequence ATGCCTCGTACCGGCCCCGGCTCGGCCGCTAAAAAGACGCTCCTCTGGTTGGGCGTCATTTTTGCTGCTCTGGCCCTTCTTCTCGGCGGCGGTTCCATGTGGAGCAACGCCAGCTGGACCCCCAAGCTTGCCCTCGACCTGGAGGGCGGCACCGAAATGATCCTGGCCCCCAAGGTTCAGGGCGGTGCCGACATCACCCAGGAACAGCTGGACCAGGCCGTGGAAATCATCCGCCAGCGCGTGGACGGCAGCGGTGTGTCCGAGGCGGAGATCACCACGCAGTCCGGGCGCAACGTCGTGGTGTCGCTGCCCGGTGTGCCGTCGGCTGAAACCCGTCAGCTGATCCAGGCATCGGCGCAGATGGAGTTCCGTCCGGTGCTCACCATCGCCGCCGGCGGTCCCGTTGAAACGCCGCTTCCGGAGGAACAGCTGCCGCAGCCTGCCGGTGAGCCGGCCAACGCGTCGGACGACAACTGGATTACCCCTGAGCTGTACCGCGAATTCGAAAGCACGGACTGCACGGATCCGGCCACGCTGGAAGCATCCACGGAAGCGGCCCCGGCCGACCAGCCGCTGATCACCTGCGAACCAAGCACCGGAGCCAAGTACATCCTCGGCCCGGTGGAAGTCCCCGGCTCCAACATCGCCGATGCCACCTTCGGCCTGTCGACCAGCAGCCAGGGCGCCTCGATCAACGAGTGGGGCGTGAACATCGAGTTCAACGGTGAAGGCACCCAAGTTTTCAAGGGCGTGACCGAGCGCCTCTTTGCCTTCCAGCAGGGTGACCCGCACAACCAGTTCGCCATTGTGCTGGACGGCCAGGTCATCTCCGCTCCCACGGTGCAGGGGGTCATCACCGACGGAAAGCCCCGCATCACCGGCAACTTCACGCAGGAGTCAGCGAAGGCACTGTCCGAGCAGCTGAAGTACGGCGCGCTGCCGATCAGTTTCGACATCCAGAGCGAGCAGCAGGTCTCGGCCACCCTTGGAGCTGACCAGCTCAAGATGGGGCTCATCGCGGGCGTCATCGGCCTGGCCCTGGTGGCGGTGTACTCGCTGTTCCAGTACCGGGCCCTGGGCTTCGTCACCATCATCTCCCTGGTGGTTGCCGGTCTCCTGACCTACCTCGCCATCTGCCTGCTCGGCTGGTCGCAGAACTACCGGCTCTCCCTTGCCGGCGTGGCCGGTTTGATCGTGGCCATTGGCCAGACGGCCGACTCCTTCATCGTGTACTTCGAACGAATACGTGATGAACTGCGCGACGGGCGCGGACTGGTCTCCGCCGTCGACAACGGCTGGAAGCGTGCCAAGCGCACCGTGCTGGCATCCAAGGCAGTCAACGTGCTCGCCGCCGTCGTGCTCTACTTCGTAGCCGTGGGCAACGTCCGCGGATTCGCGTTCACCCTGGGCCTGACCGCCATCGCCGACCTCATTGTGGTGTTCATGTTCACGCATCCCACCATGGTGCTGCTGGCCCGCACCAAGTTCTTCGGCGAAGGCCACAAGTGGTCCGGTTTGGACACCACCCGCCTGGGTGCCGTGCCGCTGTACCGCGGAGCCGGCCGCATCCGTGAACCCGGAACAGCCCCGGTCCGCACCAAGAACAAGGCCGCCTCCAAGGAAGCGGAACGCCGGATGACCATTGCCGAGCGACGCGCAGCCGAAAAACAGGAATCAATGGCCGGATCCGGCCCCAGCACAGAGAAGGAGGGCTAG
- the yajC gene encoding preprotein translocase subunit YajC gives MAQTTADQNAGGFSFGNLLLPILLALFIFMMFRKQKKTQKTVQEQRTQMVPGTEVMTQFGLFGTILSINSEENKAVLELSPGNTATVHLQALTKVVTTEPAVEEEASVVPDDASSLTAADHADDDASRTADPVRRDDSAAHPDETPEETLERLNRENKKEN, from the coding sequence ATGGCCCAAACCACCGCCGATCAGAACGCCGGAGGTTTCAGCTTCGGCAACCTGCTGCTGCCCATCCTGCTGGCCTTGTTCATCTTCATGATGTTCCGCAAGCAGAAGAAGACGCAGAAGACGGTTCAGGAGCAGCGGACCCAGATGGTTCCCGGCACCGAGGTTATGACCCAGTTCGGTCTGTTTGGAACCATCCTGTCGATCAATTCCGAGGAGAACAAAGCGGTCCTGGAGCTTTCTCCCGGCAATACCGCCACCGTTCACCTGCAGGCACTGACCAAGGTTGTCACCACGGAGCCCGCCGTTGAGGAAGAGGCTTCCGTGGTTCCCGATGACGCTTCGTCGCTCACCGCTGCGGACCACGCCGACGACGACGCCTCCCGCACGGCTGATCCGGTTCGCCGCGACGACTCGGCTGCGCATCCCGATGAGACGCCCGAGGAAACACTCGAACGCCTGAACCGCGAAAACAAAAAAGAGAACTAG
- the ruvB gene encoding Holliday junction branch migration DNA helicase RuvB, which translates to MPGDGLVAPTGDPDDKAIEAALRPKNLDDFVGQKRVREQLSLVLEASRLRGRSADHVLLSGPPGLGKTTLSMIIAAEMNAPLRISSGPAIQHAGDLAAILSSLTEGEVLFLDEIHRMSRPAEEMLYMAMEDFRVDIIVGKGAGATAIPLDLPPFTLVGATTRAGLLPGPLRDRFGFTGHLEFYSTDELELVLRRSAMLMDMKVNSAGFAEVAGRSRGTPRIANRLLRRVRDWALVHGVDQIDARTAGAALDMYEVDARGLDRLDRSVLRALITKFNGGPVGLSTLAIAVGEEPETVETVAEPYLVREGLLGRTPRGRVATRTAWEHLGLEMPENVAASLPENMFSGPGTNTSADPVTGEL; encoded by the coding sequence CTGCCCGGCGACGGACTGGTTGCCCCCACCGGCGACCCGGATGACAAAGCGATCGAGGCCGCGCTGAGGCCCAAGAACCTCGATGACTTCGTGGGACAGAAGCGGGTGCGCGAACAGCTTTCCCTGGTGCTGGAAGCGTCTCGCCTGCGGGGACGCAGCGCGGACCACGTGCTCCTCTCCGGGCCGCCCGGACTGGGCAAGACCACCCTGTCCATGATCATCGCCGCCGAAATGAACGCACCGCTGCGCATTTCCTCCGGTCCGGCCATCCAGCATGCCGGAGACCTGGCCGCCATCCTCTCTTCCTTGACCGAGGGAGAGGTGTTGTTCCTCGATGAGATCCACCGCATGTCCCGGCCCGCCGAAGAAATGCTCTACATGGCCATGGAAGACTTCCGGGTGGACATCATTGTGGGCAAGGGGGCCGGAGCCACCGCCATTCCGCTGGACCTGCCGCCGTTCACCCTCGTGGGTGCGACCACGCGTGCCGGACTGCTGCCGGGTCCGCTGCGGGACCGCTTCGGCTTCACCGGACATCTGGAGTTCTATTCCACTGACGAACTGGAACTGGTACTGCGCCGCTCCGCCATGCTGATGGACATGAAGGTCAACTCCGCCGGCTTCGCCGAAGTGGCAGGGCGTTCCCGCGGCACTCCCCGCATCGCCAACCGGCTGCTGCGCCGGGTGAGGGACTGGGCGCTGGTGCACGGCGTGGACCAGATCGACGCGCGGACCGCAGGGGCCGCCCTGGACATGTATGAGGTGGACGCCCGCGGACTGGACCGGTTGGACCGGTCAGTGCTCCGCGCGCTGATCACCAAGTTCAACGGGGGACCGGTGGGCCTGTCCACTTTGGCCATTGCCGTTGGCGAAGAGCCGGAAACGGTGGAAACAGTCGCCGAGCCCTACCTGGTGCGCGAAGGGCTTCTGGGACGGACCCCGCGCGGACGTGTTGCCACCCGGACCGCCTGGGAGCACCTCGGGCTGGAAATGCCGGAGAACGTGGCGGCGAGCCTGCCCGAAAACATGTTCTCGGGACCTGGAACCAATACCTCGGCCGATCCGGTCACCGGGGAACTCTGA
- the ruvA gene encoding Holliday junction branch migration protein RuvA, whose protein sequence is MIASLRGTVTHVGLHSAVIDVNGMGMLVQATPQTLSSLHVGREALVQTAMIVREDSMTLYGFTDADQREVFETLLSVSGVGPRIALAVLAVHTPEAIRVAASTGDDKAFSKVSGIGPKGARRIVLELADKLVPLGAADNPAAARWQDQVLAAMTGLGWSEKDANAAIDAAVAEAPDIAAGGNVGEILKLTLRRLGTDGARARAPRRQVS, encoded by the coding sequence ATGATCGCTTCCCTGCGCGGGACAGTAACGCACGTCGGCCTGCATTCGGCGGTGATCGACGTCAACGGCATGGGCATGCTGGTCCAGGCCACGCCGCAAACGCTGAGCTCCCTCCATGTGGGGCGTGAAGCCCTGGTGCAGACCGCCATGATTGTCCGTGAGGACTCCATGACCCTCTACGGGTTCACCGACGCGGACCAGCGGGAAGTCTTCGAAACGCTGCTGAGTGTCAGCGGCGTCGGCCCGCGCATTGCCCTCGCCGTGCTGGCCGTCCACACCCCCGAAGCCATCCGCGTGGCTGCCTCCACCGGAGATGACAAAGCATTCAGCAAGGTCTCCGGCATCGGCCCCAAGGGCGCCCGGCGGATTGTGCTGGAACTGGCGGACAAGCTGGTGCCCCTGGGTGCCGCGGACAACCCGGCGGCGGCACGCTGGCAGGACCAGGTCCTGGCCGCCATGACCGGGCTGGGCTGGTCGGAGAAGGACGCCAACGCAGCCATCGACGCCGCCGTCGCCGAAGCTCCGGACATTGCCGCCGGCGGCAATGTGGGCGAAATCCTGAAACTCACGCTCCGCCGGCTGGGTACCGACGGCGCCCGCGCCCGCGCTCCCCGCCGGCAGGTGAGCTGA
- the ruvC gene encoding crossover junction endodeoxyribonuclease RuvC, whose protein sequence is MSLRVLGVDPGLTRCGLGVVDVERNRRATLVAVGVVGTEAGTALDARLLVISNAIDLWLDTHKPDVLAVERVFSQLNVSTVMGTAQASGVVIAAAARRGIPVALHTPTEVKAAVTGSGSANKDAVGKMVTKILRLDAPPKPADAADALALAITHAWRRSVAGPGQTTAGSASGARAVMKPPTNGPTPAQRLWAEAEARARR, encoded by the coding sequence GTGAGCCTGCGCGTCCTGGGCGTTGACCCGGGCCTGACCCGCTGCGGGCTGGGAGTTGTTGACGTTGAACGCAACCGCCGCGCCACCCTGGTGGCCGTCGGAGTGGTCGGAACGGAGGCAGGAACTGCCCTGGATGCCAGGCTGCTGGTGATCTCCAACGCCATCGACCTGTGGCTGGACACCCATAAACCGGATGTTCTGGCCGTGGAACGCGTCTTCAGCCAGCTCAATGTCAGCACGGTCATGGGTACCGCCCAGGCCTCCGGCGTCGTTATTGCGGCTGCGGCGCGGCGCGGAATTCCCGTGGCCCTGCACACGCCCACCGAGGTCAAGGCGGCGGTCACCGGTTCCGGCTCGGCCAACAAGGACGCGGTGGGCAAGATGGTCACCAAGATCCTGCGGCTGGACGCTCCGCCCAAGCCCGCCGACGCCGCCGACGCCCTGGCGCTGGCCATCACTCACGCCTGGCGGCGGTCAGTGGCCGGCCCGGGGCAGACGACGGCGGGATCGGCCTCCGGGGCGCGCGCCGTAATGAAGCCGCCAACCAATGGGCCGACACCCGCGCAGCGTCTCTGGGCCGAGGCCGAAGCCCGGGCCCGGCGCTGA
- a CDS encoding YebC/PmpR family DNA-binding transcriptional regulator: MSGHSKWATTKHKKAVIDAKRAKSFAKLIKNIEVAARAGGADMAGNPGLELAVSKAKKTSVPIDNINRAVKRGAGLLGEAVDYQTIMYEGYGPQGTALLIECLTDNKNRAASEVRLAVTRNGGNMGDPGSVAYMFTRKGVVTLPKKDLTEDDLLMAVLDAGADEVKESGENFEIISEAADLRAVVAALEEAGIEYDTDEAEFLPSMHVELDADNARKFLKLVDAVEDLDDVQNVYSNADIPAEVFAQLEDD, from the coding sequence ATGTCGGGCCACTCTAAATGGGCAACCACCAAGCACAAGAAGGCCGTCATTGACGCCAAGCGTGCAAAGTCGTTTGCCAAGCTGATCAAGAACATCGAAGTTGCGGCCCGCGCGGGCGGCGCCGACATGGCCGGAAACCCCGGCCTGGAACTCGCGGTGTCCAAGGCCAAGAAGACCTCTGTGCCCATCGACAACATCAACCGCGCCGTCAAGCGCGGCGCCGGCCTGCTCGGTGAAGCCGTCGATTACCAGACCATCATGTACGAGGGCTACGGCCCGCAGGGCACCGCCCTGCTGATCGAGTGCCTCACGGACAACAAGAACCGTGCGGCCTCGGAAGTGCGCCTGGCCGTAACCCGCAACGGCGGCAACATGGGTGACCCCGGTTCCGTGGCCTACATGTTCACCCGCAAGGGCGTTGTCACGCTGCCCAAGAAGGACCTCACCGAAGACGACCTGCTGATGGCCGTGCTGGACGCCGGCGCTGACGAGGTCAAGGAATCCGGCGAGAACTTCGAGATCATTTCCGAAGCCGCGGACCTGCGTGCCGTTGTTGCCGCGCTCGAAGAAGCCGGCATCGAGTACGACACGGACGAGGCAGAGTTCCTGCCCTCCATGCATGTGGAGCTGGATGCCGACAATGCGCGGAAGTTCCTCAAGCTCGTGGACGCTGTGGAAGATCTGGACGACGTGCAGAACGTGTACTCCAACGCGGACATCCCCGCCGAGGTCTTTGCCCAGCTCGAAGACGACTGA